In Sphingobacteriaceae bacterium, the following proteins share a genomic window:
- a CDS encoding S9 family peptidase has protein sequence MKIKHLINVVVVALLASSCGEKKTEEATVKEAPAKEIDFKLFFKNPEKAGFRISGDGKYFSYRADYKGKTNIFVQPAAEGSKAVRVTNDTLRSISGYFWKGDRIIYQQDVGGDENFQIFSVNPDGSGAICLTPFPGIRSEIMDDLKFIKGHEDDLMITINKRNKEYFDPYLLNIKTGKLTLLFDNKLNYDSWYTDNDGVIRLATKTDGVNITYNYRNTEKEPFKELLTVSFKESFSPAGFDSTNKVMYVMTNINRDKVALVEYDPIAKKEIKELYANPDYDLSGIDYDRQKNMLVSVNWEGEKQEQHFFDQEWKAIQENLENKFKNYEVFVTAYDDQKTKAVVWTGNDRLPGKYFLYDFASKSTTEAANAYPWLEEENMAVMKPVTYQSRDGYTIHGYLTIPKGSDGKNLPVVVNPHGGPWARDGWGYNSEAQFLANRGYAVLQMNFRGSTGYGKKFWMASFKEWGKKMQDDVTDGVQWLTKEGIADPKRVAIYGGSYGGYTTLAGICFTPDLYACAVDYVGVSNLFTFMNTIPPYWKPYLDQFHEMVGDPKKDSLLLASASPALHTDKIKVPLLIAQGANDPRVNKAESDQIVEALKKRGVTVEYMLKENEGHGFHNEDNQFDFYGAMEKFFDKHLKGAKTTTN, from the coding sequence ATGAAAATAAAACACTTAATTAATGTAGTTGTAGTTGCGCTTTTGGCTTCGAGTTGTGGCGAAAAGAAAACGGAAGAAGCAACTGTAAAAGAGGCTCCGGCCAAGGAGATTGATTTTAAATTATTTTTTAAAAATCCAGAAAAGGCAGGCTTCAGGATTTCCGGTGATGGCAAGTATTTTTCTTACCGGGCAGATTACAAGGGTAAAACAAACATTTTTGTTCAGCCGGCGGCAGAGGGGTCAAAAGCCGTGCGGGTTACCAATGATACCTTGAGAAGCATCAGCGGTTATTTTTGGAAGGGCGATAGAATTATTTACCAGCAGGATGTGGGCGGTGACGAAAACTTCCAGATTTTTTCTGTAAATCCGGACGGAAGCGGGGCGATCTGCCTCACACCTTTTCCTGGTATTCGCAGCGAAATCATGGATGATCTCAAATTTATCAAAGGTCATGAAGATGATCTGATGATAACCATCAACAAACGTAACAAAGAATATTTCGATCCGTACCTTCTGAATATTAAAACCGGTAAATTGACTCTATTGTTTGATAATAAATTGAATTACGATTCGTGGTATACAGATAACGATGGCGTTATCAGACTTGCTACTAAAACGGATGGTGTAAACATTACCTACAACTATCGCAATACAGAGAAAGAACCTTTTAAAGAATTACTGACCGTTTCCTTCAAAGAGTCTTTTAGTCCTGCAGGTTTTGATTCTACAAACAAGGTGATGTACGTGATGACGAATATAAATCGTGACAAGGTAGCGCTTGTGGAATATGATCCGATTGCAAAGAAGGAAATAAAAGAGTTGTATGCCAATCCGGATTATGATTTAAGTGGCATTGATTACGACAGACAGAAAAATATGCTTGTGAGTGTGAATTGGGAAGGTGAAAAACAAGAACAGCACTTTTTTGACCAGGAGTGGAAAGCGATCCAGGAAAATTTAGAAAACAAATTCAAAAACTACGAAGTTTTTGTAACAGCCTATGATGATCAAAAAACTAAGGCGGTTGTGTGGACAGGCAATGACAGACTTCCGGGAAAATATTTTCTTTACGATTTTGCAAGTAAATCTACTACCGAGGCAGCTAATGCTTATCCGTGGCTGGAGGAAGAAAACATGGCCGTAATGAAGCCTGTCACTTATCAAAGTCGCGATGGCTATACGATTCACGGCTATCTCACCATTCCAAAGGGGAGTGACGGAAAAAATCTTCCGGTAGTTGTTAATCCGCATGGAGGCCCTTGGGCCCGTGATGGGTGGGGATATAATTCAGAGGCTCAGTTTTTAGCTAACAGGGGCTATGCTGTTTTACAAATGAATTTCAGGGGTAGTACCGGGTATGGAAAAAAATTCTGGATGGCCTCGTTTAAAGAGTGGGGTAAAAAAATGCAGGATGATGTAACGGATGGTGTGCAATGGTTAACGAAAGAAGGTATTGCAGATCCAAAACGCGTTGCAATTTATGGCGGAAGCTACGGGGGTTATACAACACTTGCTGGAATTTGTTTTACACCAGATCTTTATGCCTGCGCTGTAGATTATGTGGGGGTGAGTAATCTCTTTACGTTTATGAATACTATTCCTCCTTATTGGAAACCTTATTTAGATCAGTTTCATGAAATGGTGGGCGATCCAAAAAAAGATAGTCTGCTTTTAGCGTCGGCTTCACCAGCCCTGCATACAGATAAAATCAAAGTGCCGTTATTAATTGCGCAGGGTGCAAATGATCCACGTGTTAACAAAGCAGAAAGTGATCAGATTGTAGAAGCTCTTAAGAAGAGAGGTGTGACCGTAGAATATATGTTGAAGGAAAACGAAGGTCATGGTTTTCATAACGAAGACAACCAGTTTGATTTTTATGGTGCTATGGAGAAGTTTTTCGATAAACATTTAAAGGGTGCCAAGACCACTACTAACTAG
- a CDS encoding ATPase has protein sequence MIEQNQTLFPDFTKSLSINAPVSKVWQTITLPERIEKWLLDDKVKVTTDWTIGNTLTIEVLEHWVLSKTTGKVLAVESERLLRYTQLSSLSRLPDELPNHCILEFRLETIENKTRLIFTARNFPTESIYKHMVFYWNTTLEVIKQLAEGIEI, from the coding sequence ATGATAGAACAAAACCAAACCCTTTTCCCCGATTTTACGAAATCACTTAGTATCAATGCGCCAGTCTCAAAGGTATGGCAAACTATAACACTGCCTGAACGTATAGAAAAATGGCTACTCGACGATAAGGTCAAAGTCACCACCGATTGGACTATTGGAAATACTCTAACGATTGAAGTCCTGGAGCACTGGGTGCTTTCTAAAACTACCGGAAAAGTTTTAGCAGTGGAGTCAGAACGACTTTTACGCTACACGCAGTTAAGCTCTCTGTCTAGATTGCCGGATGAGCTCCCAAATCATTGTATTTTGGAATTTAGATTAGAAACAATTGAAAATAAAACGCGTCTCATTTTTACAGCAAGGAATTTTCCCACGGAGTCTATTTACAAACACATGGTGTTTTATTGGAACACTACGCTTGAGGTCATTAAGCAGCTTGCTGAGGGAATCGAAATTTAA